The genomic interval ATTTTTACCCGTCTCTTTTTTAATATTTATTGTGTAACGTCAGTTAGACCACAATATTGACCAGCCGGTTGGGAATGACGATTATCTTTTTTGGCGTTTGATCCTGGACATGCGCTTGTACATTCGGCTGTTCCAGGGCCAGACTTTCAATCTCCTCCTGCCCGGCATCGACCTCAACTTCCATTCGCGCGCGGACTTTGCCATTCACCTGAACCGGCATCTCAATTGTCGCTGGTCGAGCGAGATCTTCGTCCCATTCGGGCCAATTCTGTTGATGAACGCTGTACTCTCCTCCAATGTGTGACCATAGCTCTTCGGAGAGATGCGGCGTTATAGGCGCCAGGAGCAAGACGAGCGTCTCAATCGCTTCTTGCCAGGCGCTCGTATGTACAACAGGCGTATTTTGAGCAGCCGACAAACCATTGCTAAACGTCATGAGCGCAGCAAGTGCCGTATTAAACCCAAAGGTTTCAAAATCTTCAGACACCTTGCGAATGGTCTGATGTGTTAAGCGCCGCAAATTATCCTGGGCTTCTTGCGCTGGGTCGCCCTTTGCAGGAGTGCCATTTTCAACAACGAGACGCCACACCCGATTTAAGAATCTCGGGATCCCTTCCAGGCTCGATGAATTCCAGGGACCTCCCTGTTCCCATCGACTCAAAAACATCAAATAAGCCCGAATACAATCTGTTCCATACTGCTCAATCAAATCATCGGGATTCACAAAATTGCCTCGCGACTTGCTCATTTTTTCTTGATCTTCACCCAGAATAATGCCCTGATTAAACAAGCGCGTCATCGGTTCATCATCACTGACGAGGTCCAGGTCGCGCATGGCTTTGGTGAAAAATCGCGTGTATAGCAGATGCATAGTCGCGTGTTCTATACCCCCTGTATATTGATCAACAGGCAACCAGTATTCACCTTCGTGAGGTTCAAAAGGCCCCGCATCATAATGCGGGCTTAAATAGCGATATTGATACCATGAAGAACACATAAACGTGTCCATCGTATCCGTCTCTCGCTGCGCTGAAACACCACATTTGGGACAGGTAGTGTTTAGAAATCCTTCGTGATATTTTAGAGGAGATTCACCCGTTGGCAAAAACTCCGCATCATCGGGCAGCATTACGGGTAGGTCACACTCTGGCACGGGAACCGTTCCACATGTGTGACAGTAAATAATCGGTATGGGGCACCCCCAATAACGCTGGCGAGAAATCAACCAATCGTGAAGGCGATAATTGATTTTTCTTTCACCAATGTCCCGTGATTCCAGATCATCGGCCACTGCATCTTTTCCATCTTGTGAGGACATACCATCGAATTGTCCCGAATTTACCATACGTCCCGCACCGATATATGGCTGGCTAAGAGCTTCACCATCCCAATCATCTGGGGCAATCACAACGGGAATGGACAACCCATACTTTTTTGCAAAATCAAAATCGCGTTCATCATGTGCAGGCACAGCCATAATGGCTCCTGTACCATATTGGAGCAACACATAATCGGCGATGTAAATTGGCACATCGGCATTGTTCATGGGATTAATCGCATAAGCACCGATGAAAACCCCATCCTGTTCTTTATCCGCAGAAAGCCGCTCGATCTCCGACTGACGGCTGGCTTTTGCACAATATGCTTTAACAGCTTCCCGTTGGTCGGAGGCTGTTATCTCATCAACCAATGGATGCTCGGGGGCTAAAACCGCAAAGGACATGCCAAAAATGGTATCTGGGCGCGTTGTGAACGCGCGAAACGATGACTCTGAATTTTTGACGCGCATTTCAAATTCAACGCCCTCACTGCGTCCAATCCAGTTCTCCTGCATAGTCTGCACGCGGTCGGGCCATACAACTTTTGAAAAATCGAGTAATTCTTCAGCATATCGGGTAATCCGAAACAGCCATTGGTCCAGGTCCTTTTTAATCACTGGCGTATCACACCGCTCGCAGTGTCGATCCTCCCCCCAAACTTGCTCTCGAGCCAGGGTCGTATTGCACTGTGGACACCAATCAACAGGAGCTTTTTCTCGATAAGCCTGATCATTGGCGTAAAATTTGAGGAATAACCACTGCGTCCATCTGTAGTATTCGGGCAAACAGGTGATCGCTTCGCGCGTCCAGTCAAACATCGCACCCATTGTTTTCAGTTGTTCGCGCATGCGTTCCACATTGTCCAGTGTCCATTTGGCCGGGTGAATACCCCGCTGAATCGCGGCATTTTCAGCGGGCAATCCAAAAGCATCAAAACCGATTGGAAACAGTACATTATGCCCCTTCATTCGCATATATCGCGCCCGAACATCAGAGGGAGCAATCGCATACCAGTGACCAATGTGGAGGTCGCCCGAAGTATAAGGCAACATAGTCAAAGCATAGTGCTTGGGGCGGCTGGAATCGATTTCACTGCGGTACAGACCAGTATCTTCCCAGCGTTGACGCCATTTTTTTTCAATTGTAGCAAACTCGTAAGCCATTGAAATACAACTCCTAAGGATATAATCTTTGCAAAAGCCGAGGAAATGGAATCGTCTCGCGGACATGAGATAATCCGCATATCCACGCGACTGTACGCTCAATACCCAATCCAAAACCGGAATGTGGCACCGATCCATAGTGCCTGAGGTCCAGGTACCACTGGAACGGCGCCTCGTCAAGACCGTGTTCGGCGAGCTTCCGCCGCAAGACCTCCAGATTGTCCTCTCGCTGTCCCCCACCGACGATTTCTCCATATCCTTCGGGAGCCAACACATCCATACACAATGCCAGTTGGGAATCTTCCGGATCCCCCTTCATATAAAAAGCTTTGCAAGCTGCCGGATATCGATGCACAATCACGGGACGATCGTGTGCATTGGCCAACACGGTTTCATCCTCAGCACCAAAATCCTCCCCCCAGGTGTGATTGCGACCCGCATCTTTTAGCAACTCATGTGCATCCGAATAAGATATCCTGGGAAATGGTTTTTTCACCCGTTGTAGGGGCGCAAGATCGCGTTGCAAAGCCACAAGTTCAGACCGACAGGTTTCTAACACGCGCTGAACAACACAACAAATAAAGTCTTCAGCCAGATCCATATTACCCGATAAGTCCATATAGGCCACCTCTGGCTCGACCATCCAGAATTCGGTCAAATGACGCCGCGTCTTGGATTTCTCAGCTCGAAAGGTCGGTCCAAAACAGTACACCTTTCCAAACGCCATAGCTGCAGCTTCCATATATAGCTGACCACTCTGTGTCAGATATGCTTTCTCATCGAAATAATCGGTTTCAAAAAGCGTGCTGGTGCCTTCGCAGGACGACGGTGTAAAAATCGGCGCGTCAACAAGCGTGAAGCCATTATTGTCGTAATAATCGCGACAGGCTTTGACAATTTCAGCACGCACGCTTAAAATGGCATGTTGACGCGATGAGCGCAGCCACAAATGGCGATGATCCATCAGAAATGCCGTGCCGTGTTCTTTGGGCGTAATCGGATAATCCTCCGCGCGATGCACAATTCCGATATCGCTGACGCCAATTTCAAAGCCAATGGGCGATCGCGCATCGGCCCGAACCACCCCCGTCACGCGAAGGGCCGACTCTTGCCCCAGGTCTGATGCCTTTTCAAAAACGTCTGGCGATACATCGCCCTGAAACACCACGCACTGAATCGTACCAGCGCCATCTCTGATCTGAAGAAAGTGCAATTTCCCACTTGACCGTTTGTTGTACAGCCATCCCTCGATCACAACTTCTTTATCTTCCCATGCACTTACGTCGTTTATCCTGATGATATCTGGCATATATTGTTCCCTGAGAGTAAAAAAACGAAAGACGACCGGGTATCACCTGCTTGCCCACCGATCGCCTTGTGTTTTTTCCGCGTGTATGCAAATCTCACGATCTTCGGGGCGCGCGCTGCCTGCCCTGCTGATTTGAATCACCATTGGGTTTGTCGATAAGTACTTTGCGGCTCAGTCGAATTTTGCCCTGATCGTCGATAGCGATCACTTTGACCTGAACTTTTTCGCCTTCACTGAGTACGTCGTTTACCTTACGCACCCGGTGATGTTCAAGTTCGGAAATATGGCAAAGCCCATCCTTGCCGGGCAATATTTCGACAAAGGCACCAAAGTCCGTGATGCGGCGTACTGTACCATCATAGATTCGCCCAACCTCTGGCTCTTCGACGAGAGCTTCAACCATGCCCATTGCGGTTTCACCGGCTTGCGCGTCTAAAGAAGTGACAGTAACCAGCCCATCATCCTCGACTGAAACCGTCGCGCCTGTCTCTTCAATGCTGCGAATGGTCTTCCCACCCGGGCCAATAACCGCACCGATTTTTGCTGGATCAATCCGGATGGACAAAATGCGCGGAGCGTATTCCGACAAGCTCGTTCTCGGCGCGGAAATAGCTTCTTCCATAAGATCGAGAATGTGGTTTAATGCGTCTCGGGCGCGAGCAAATGCCGTATTGAGAATCTCAAAACTTATACCGCCGATCTTAATATCCATCTGAATCGCAGTCAGACCCGATCGCGTTCCCGCTATTTTGAGGTCCATATCGCCCAAATGGTCTTCTTCACCTAAAATATCTGTGAGAACCGCCCACTGATCCCCTTCCATGACCAGCCCTACACCAGCCCCGGCAACATGGCTTTTAATGGGTACGCCTGCATCCATCAAAGCGAGAGAACCGCCACACACCGTGGCCATTGAAGACGAACTGTTGGATTCTAAAATCTCGGAAACCAGCCGGATCGTATATGGAAAATGCTCTTCACTGGGCACAACAGGCTCAAGTGCCTTTTCCGCCAAAGCACCGTGACCGACTTCGCGACGACCGGGCGCTGCGATCCGCCCCGTTTCGCCAACACTGTAGTTGGGGAAGTTGTAATCGAGCATAAAGCTCTTGAACGATTTGCCTTCGAGATCATCTACCATTCGGGTGTCCATCTTGCTCCCGAGTGTCGCAATGCACAAAGCCTGCGTCTGCCCTCGCGTAAAAATACCGGACCCGTGTGCGCGAGGCAATACACTTAGATCAATGTCAATGGGCCGAACCTGATTGAGATCGCGCCCATCAATGCGCTGATTTTCCGAGAGAATCATTGCACGCATATCCTTTTTGATCAATCGATCGATTTCACCGCCAATTTCACTATCTTCAAAGTCTTCTGCAAGTGCTTCTCGCACCTCGGCGTGGATTGCGGACAATGTCTCTGCACGCGCCCCCTTGTCCGGCATGCGATTGGCTGCGTGAATCTGCTCTGAAGCGCGTTCGGCAACAGCAGTGACAAGAGCCTCGTTTTCTTCGGGCTCGTCGTAAGACCGCTTGGCTTTCCCGACACGGGAAATCAGATCATCCTGTAATTCAATCAGTTGTACAATGCCTTGATGGGCGACGCGCAGTGCTTCTACGACATCACCGTCAGCTACTTCGTGAAAATCGCCTTCAACTGAAATAATGGACTCGCGATTGCCCGATACCATCAGGTGGACATCGCTTTCTTCGAGTTGGGAAAGTGTGGGGTTGAGTACAAATTCTCCATCGACTCGTCCAACGCACACAGCGCCAATGGGGCCGTCAAACGGAATATCAGAAATGCACAGTGCAGCCGAAGCACCTGTCATTGAGAGCACTGCAGGATCATTTTCACCATCAAAAGACAATACAGTGACATAAACTTGCGTTTCAAAATCATAAGCCCCCGGGAATAGGGGTCTGATTTGATGATCGATTAAACGCGCATGCAATTTTTCCGTTGTTGAAGGTGCGCCTTCTCGCTTAAAAAAGTTGCCGGGAATGCGCCCTCCAGCATACATTTTTTCGCGATAATCGACTTGAAGCGGAAAAAAATCAAAATCCGAAGGTTTGTTATCGGAAACTGCAGCCACCAGCACAATGGTTTCACCGTACTGCATCCACACCGCCCCATGTGACTGTTTGGCCACCCGACCCGTTTCAATGGTCAGCGGACGACCAGCATATTCAAGCTCTACTTTTGCTATCATTCTATCTCCTCTATTTACCTTAAAAATACATCTATTCCAGCGCTCTGACAAAAAGGCCAGAGATACAACCAACTGCTGGAATACAGAAAAAACTCAACCGCGAATATCCAGTGCCGCAATCAAGCTACGATAACCTTCTAAGTCTTCGCGCCGCAAATACCGCAACAGACGGCGACGACGCCCAACCAGTTTGAGCAGTCCCCGACGCGAGTGATGATCTTTCTTGTGGGTCTGAAAGTGTTCGATGAGTTGTACAATACGCTCTGTAAGTTGCGCAATCTGGACTTGTGGCGATCCCGTATCGCCTTCTTTGCGCCCGTATTGTGCGATCAACTCAGCCTTCTTTTCTTTTGTTAACGCCAAAATTTACCTCCATCGGTATGATGCCGCGAAAGCATATCTTCCGCGGTCTGTATATCTACTTGGATCTGCTCAATTAGAGCTTCTTTGCTACCAAATTCACGCTCTCCGCGAATGCGATACAAAATCTCAACGGGTAAAATTTTTCCATAGAGATTTTGTGAAAAATTGAGCAAATGTACTTCACAACGCGCTGAATCCCCCCCAAATGTAGGGCGTTTGCCATAATTGACAACGGCGATGTAGGGCTGTTCCAGTCTGGCAACACCAGCATAAACCCCCGGCGACGGCAAGAGTTTTCCCGGCGTTTCAAACAGGAGATTGGCAGTGGGAAAACCAAGTGATCTACCCCGCTTTTCTCCCTCTACCACACGCCCCCACAAGGGGTAAGGGTGTCCCATAAGCTGAACAACCGCATCCATGTCCCCTTTCAGGAGTGCGTTTCGAATGCGGGTACTGCTCACGGGTTTTTCGGCGATGCACACAGCAGGCGGAGAAAAAACAGAGAAACCAAACTGTTTTCCCAAACTTTTCATCGTCTCAAACCCGCCCTGGCGCCCCCTTCCAAAACCGTGGTCATAACCTACAATCACAGACCTCGCGCTGAGTTTATCAACCAGAAAGCATTTGACAAATGCCTCGGGAGACAACTGCCGGAGTGCGTCATCAAATCCAACAACAGCCAGAATATCCACCCCTAAAGAGGCGAGACAATGCTGTTTCTCCTCGAGCGAAGTCAACACCCCGGGAGCATCGGCACCGTCGATAAACTGGCGGGGATGTGGATCAAAAGTAACAACGACAGATGTACCTCTACACGCCCGTGCCATATCGGTCATAGCTTCAATGACAGAAACATGTCCGATGTGAATGCCGTCAAATGTTCCAATAGTGACCACCGGGTGAGCAAGCGCAACCGGTTCTTCAAGCGTTATGGTGCGCATCATCAATTCTGGATCACGCGAATAGGCTTCAAGACGCCCTCGACGATATGTCCGAGACCGAGCAAAATCCCCCGGGAATTTTGCACTGTAACAATATCCTGGACATCTGATAAAATATCGGTCACGGGATTGCCATTTGAAAAACGCCCCTGCTGCGCCTCTGTCAGACAAACCGATGACAGATCGGATAAAACAGCGTGGGGATTGAGCAGCACTTCAGAAATACTTTCTGCACGCTCGAGTTCATAAACCGCAACACATTGTCCCAATTCAACACGCCCCACCGCGGTTCTGCGAAGCGTTGATAGATGAGCACCACATCCAAGCCGTTTGCCAATGTCGTCTGCAAGCGACCGAATATAAGTACCTTTAGAACAATGTACGTTTAGATGCAAGAGCGGTGGTGCATAAACCACAATATCGAGCTTATGTACGCACACATTACGCGCAGGGCGTTCAACCTCAACCCCTCTTCGGGCGAGGTCATAAAGCCTGCGCCCCCCTATTCGGATAGCCGAATACATAGGCGGAACCTGTGCAATCGCCCCCCTGAATTCGGCAACAGCGGCCTCGACTTGTGCATAATCGGCAGGAATATCCCCCGATCTACTGGTAACTACACCATCGGCATCGAGAGAATCGGTCGTCATTCCCAACCGTGCAACCGCGCGATATTGTTTATTGCCGCCCGTAATATAGGAACTCAGGCGCGTATAGGCTCCCAGACAAAGTGGCAAAACGCCCGTTGCCATGGGATCAAGAGTACCTGTGTGCCCTACTTTTTTGATCCCAAAGTGCTTACGCACCCAACTGACAACATCTTGAGAAGTCCAGCCAGCGGGTTTGTCTATGGAAAGAAAGCCGTTTATGGGCACCACCTATGTGTTGAGATTATTGAGCAATTGCTCAATTCTCGCTCCCTGTGTGATGGAATCATCCCAGGCGAAAACCAACTCAGGCACGTGTCGCAATTGAACGCGCTGAGCGAGCGCACGGCGCAAGAAAGATATTGCTCCCATCAGGCGCTCGAGCGCCTCTGTTTGCGCTACGGAGCCACTCATCACACTGATGTAAACCCTGGCTGTGCGCAGGTCACGAGACATCGTGACAGCCGTAATCGTGACTTCGGACAGACCGGGGTCACGGGTTTCCGTGTGCAAAATTTCACTCAGGGCAACCTGAATGGCTTTTCCCACACTTTCCGGCCGATAAGATGGCATATCAGAGCAACTCCAACGAATAATCTACCACAATAAGGCGATCTTCTCGCTCGATGAAATCGACCACCTTTGACAATATCTGATTGGCATACCGCGAGTCGTTGGCAACTGTTGCAACACCTAATTGTGCTCTTTGCCAGCGGTCATTATCGCCCAGTTCAGAAACAGATACATTGAATTTGTTGCGCGTGCGCGTCGTGATGCTCTTGAGCACGCTGCGTTTCTGTTTCAGCGAGGCGCATTCGGGCAAATACAGATCGAGATGACAAAAACCAATGGTCATTAGATCGAGCGGGTAGTTTCAACGAGTTCGTAAGTTTCAATAACATCGCCGACTTTGACATCGTTAAAATTTTCGATACCAATGCCGCATTCAAAACCGTTTTGCACTTCGCGAACATCATCCTTAAAACGCCGCAAAGACCCAATACGGCCTTCGTAAACAATAACGCCATCGCGCAAAACGCGCGCATTGGTCGTGCGGTGGATGAGTCCTTGAGAAACAAGACATCCGGCAATCGTGCCAACACTCGGCACCTGGAAAAGCTCGCGGACCTGCGCTTCGCCCTGTACATTTTCTTCAATTTTGGGTGCCAACAACCCAGAAAGGGCAGCGCGAATGTCTTCGACGACTTCGTAAATTACGCGATACAAACGAATATCAACGCGTTCTTGTGCCGCAACCTCTCTTGCATTTGCATCGGGACGCACGTTAAAACCGATTATAATGGCATCAGAGGCTGATGCGAGCAAAATGTCAGATTCGGAGATAGCACCTACAGCGCGGTGAATCACCGATAAATGTACTTCTTCGTGTTCAATTTGCAATAGTGCGTCTTGCAAGGCCTCGACAGACCCATCGACATCGCCTTTAATAATCAGACGCAACTCCTCCATATTGCCCGTCTCAATCTGGTTGTGAATGTCGGACAACGATACCCGACGTACCCGATGAAATTCTTGTTCGCGCCTGAGTTGCTGCCGTTTCTGGCTGATATCGCGGGCTTCGCGCTCATTTTCAACCACGTGAAAAGTATCCCCTGCCTGGGGCAACCCAGCCAGACCGAGAACCTGAACCGGACGAGAAGGTCCTGCTGTTGTCACGGATATACCACGCTCATCGAGCATTGCGCGGACGCGCCCACTAAACATGCCTGTAATAAACGGATCACCAACTTGTAGCCTGCCTTCTTGCACGAGCACTGTTGCCACATTTCCTCGTCCTCGGTCGAGTTTTGATTCTACGATAGTGCCTCTGGCACGCTTATCGGGATCGGCCACAAGTTCGAGCATTTCTGTTTCAAGAGCCAGTAACTCGAGCAAAGCATCGATATTTTGTCCAGTTTTGGCGGAAATTTCGCAAACTTGAACGCTGCCGCCATAATCCTCTACGATGACATTGTGCTCGGTCAACTCCCGTTTGATTTTGTCGGGATCGGAAGTTGGCAAGTCGACTTTGTTAATTGCCACGACGAGGGGCACGTTGGCCGCTTTGGCATGATCAATGGCTTCTACTGTTTGTGGCATCACACTATCATCTGCCGCTACGACCAGAACGACGACATCGGTTACGCTGGCACCTCTGGCACGCATTGCCGTAAAAGCTTCGTGCCCAGGCGTATCGAGAAAACAGATTTCACGACCATCACCGAGTTCAAGGTGATACGCACCAATATGCTGCGTAATGCCGCCAGCTTCACCTTCCATCACATTGGTCTCTCGGATATAATCCAAAAGAGATGTTTTCCCGTGATCTACATGCCCCATAATTGTAACCACCGGAGGCCTTGGTTTTTGACTATCTCCAGGCACTTCTACCTCTACTGCCAATACCTCTTCGCCGTATTCTTCGAGTTCTTCAACGCCGAAACCAAATTCATCGGCAACAAGCGTGATGGTATCCATATCAAGGCGCTGGTTGATGGTCACCACCATGCCCAATTTGAGACATTGTGTGATGACTTCCGTGGGACGCACATCCATCTGAGAAGCGAGTTCGCCAATGGTTGTAAACTCATTGACTTTGAGAACTTGCCCGTCTGTCGTCTCGTCTTCGGGCTTTTCACTATCCTGACGACGGCGACGGCGCACCCGTGACGGTGCCGCACCACTCGACATTTGCGCCAGTGTTCGACGCACATTCTCTGATACTTCACGCTCATCAACGACAGGACGTTTGCGTCTGCGACGGCGTTTTCGAGGAGGTCGCGTGCGACTTCTTTTTTCCTGTACAGGTTTTGCTTTGGGCTTGGTCTCTTCTTTTACTACAGGTTTTTCTTCTTTGGTTTTTGGC from Gemmatimonadota bacterium carries:
- a CDS encoding bifunctional riboflavin kinase/FAD synthetase; this translates as MMRTITLEEPVALAHPVVTIGTFDGIHIGHVSVIEAMTDMARACRGTSVVVTFDPHPRQFIDGADAPGVLTSLEEKQHCLASLGVDILAVVGFDDALRQLSPEAFVKCFLVDKLSARSVIVGYDHGFGRGRQGGFETMKSLGKQFGFSVFSPPAVCIAEKPVSSTRIRNALLKGDMDAVVQLMGHPYPLWGRVVEGEKRGRSLGFPTANLLFETPGKLLPSPGVYAGVARLEQPYIAVVNYGKRPTFGGDSARCEVHLLNFSQNLYGKILPVEILYRIRGEREFGSKEALIEQIQVDIQTAEDMLSRHHTDGGKFWR
- a CDS encoding leucine--tRNA ligase, giving the protein MAYEFATIEKKWRQRWEDTGLYRSEIDSSRPKHYALTMLPYTSGDLHIGHWYAIAPSDVRARYMRMKGHNVLFPIGFDAFGLPAENAAIQRGIHPAKWTLDNVERMREQLKTMGAMFDWTREAITCLPEYYRWTQWLFLKFYANDQAYREKAPVDWCPQCNTTLAREQVWGEDRHCERCDTPVIKKDLDQWLFRITRYAEELLDFSKVVWPDRVQTMQENWIGRSEGVEFEMRVKNSESSFRAFTTRPDTIFGMSFAVLAPEHPLVDEITASDQREAVKAYCAKASRQSEIERLSADKEQDGVFIGAYAINPMNNADVPIYIADYVLLQYGTGAIMAVPAHDERDFDFAKKYGLSIPVVIAPDDWDGEALSQPYIGAGRMVNSGQFDGMSSQDGKDAVADDLESRDIGERKINYRLHDWLISRQRYWGCPIPIIYCHTCGTVPVPECDLPVMLPDDAEFLPTGESPLKYHEGFLNTTCPKCGVSAQRETDTMDTFMCSSWYQYRYLSPHYDAGPFEPHEGEYWLPVDQYTGGIEHATMHLLYTRFFTKAMRDLDLVSDDEPMTRLFNQGIILGEDQEKMSKSRGNFVNPDDLIEQYGTDCIRAYLMFLSRWEQGGPWNSSSLEGIPRFLNRVWRLVVENGTPAKGDPAQEAQDNLRRLTHQTIRKVSEDFETFGFNTALAALMTFSNGLSAAQNTPVVHTSAWQEAIETLVLLLAPITPHLSEELWSHIGGEYSVHQQNWPEWDEDLARPATIEMPVQVNGKVRARMEVEVDAGQEEIESLALEQPNVQAHVQDQTPKKIIVIPNRLVNIVV
- the infB gene encoding translation initiation factor IF-2, whose translation is MTNDSEVSLLTKRNVKTPEKKKRVYEIAREFNLSSVAMVEQIRSLGFEVKNHMAICTTEMVEAVQKKFDSERQATRRKLRRKDDEKKEREIREQKPRVSRFRSVQSDKKTETGSESRQRPRRRRRRTDYPTVIVEDVSQTPVQQEPKTKAPKTKEEKPVVKEETKPKAKPVQEKRSRTRPPRKRRRRRKRPVVDEREVSENVRRTLAQMSSGAAPSRVRRRRRQDSEKPEDETTDGQVLKVNEFTTIGELASQMDVRPTEVITQCLKLGMVVTINQRLDMDTITLVADEFGFGVEELEEYGEEVLAVEVEVPGDSQKPRPPVVTIMGHVDHGKTSLLDYIRETNVMEGEAGGITQHIGAYHLELGDGREICFLDTPGHEAFTAMRARGASVTDVVVLVVAADDSVMPQTVEAIDHAKAANVPLVVAINKVDLPTSDPDKIKRELTEHNVIVEDYGGSVQVCEISAKTGQNIDALLELLALETEMLELVADPDKRARGTIVESKLDRGRGNVATVLVQEGRLQVGDPFITGMFSGRVRAMLDERGISVTTAGPSRPVQVLGLAGLPQAGDTFHVVENEREARDISQKRQQLRREQEFHRVRRVSLSDIHNQIETGNMEELRLIIKGDVDGSVEALQDALLQIEHEEVHLSVIHRAVGAISESDILLASASDAIIIGFNVRPDANAREVAAQERVDIRLYRVIYEVVEDIRAALSGLLAPKIEENVQGEAQVRELFQVPSVGTIAGCLVSQGLIHRTTNARVLRDGVIVYEGRIGSLRRFKDDVREVQNGFECGIGIENFNDVKVGDVIETYELVETTRSI
- the asnS gene encoding asparagine--tRNA ligase; amino-acid sequence: MPDIIRINDVSAWEDKEVVIEGWLYNKRSSGKLHFLQIRDGAGTIQCVVFQGDVSPDVFEKASDLGQESALRVTGVVRADARSPIGFEIGVSDIGIVHRAEDYPITPKEHGTAFLMDHRHLWLRSSRQHAILSVRAEIVKACRDYYDNNGFTLVDAPIFTPSSCEGTSTLFETDYFDEKAYLTQSGQLYMEAAAMAFGKVYCFGPTFRAEKSKTRRHLTEFWMVEPEVAYMDLSGNMDLAEDFICCVVQRVLETCRSELVALQRDLAPLQRVKKPFPRISYSDAHELLKDAGRNHTWGEDFGAEDETVLANAHDRPVIVHRYPAACKAFYMKGDPEDSQLALCMDVLAPEGYGEIVGGGQREDNLEVLRRKLAEHGLDEAPFQWYLDLRHYGSVPHSGFGLGIERTVAWICGLSHVRETIPFPRLLQRLYP
- the rpsO gene encoding 30S ribosomal protein S15, which codes for MALTKEKKAELIAQYGRKEGDTGSPQVQIAQLTERIVQLIEHFQTHKKDHHSRRGLLKLVGRRRRLLRYLRREDLEGYRSLIAALDIRG
- the truB gene encoding tRNA pseudouridine(55) synthase TruB, which produces MVPINGFLSIDKPAGWTSQDVVSWVRKHFGIKKVGHTGTLDPMATGVLPLCLGAYTRLSSYITGGNKQYRAVARLGMTTDSLDADGVVTSRSGDIPADYAQVEAAVAEFRGAIAQVPPMYSAIRIGGRRLYDLARRGVEVERPARNVCVHKLDIVVYAPPLLHLNVHCSKGTYIRSLADDIGKRLGCGAHLSTLRRTAVGRVELGQCVAVYELERAESISEVLLNPHAVLSDLSSVCLTEAQQGRFSNGNPVTDILSDVQDIVTVQNSRGILLGLGHIVEGVLKPIRVIQN
- a CDS encoding polyribonucleotide nucleotidyltransferase, with product MIAKVELEYAGRPLTIETGRVAKQSHGAVWMQYGETIVLVAAVSDNKPSDFDFFPLQVDYREKMYAGGRIPGNFFKREGAPSTTEKLHARLIDHQIRPLFPGAYDFETQVYVTVLSFDGENDPAVLSMTGASAALCISDIPFDGPIGAVCVGRVDGEFVLNPTLSQLEESDVHLMVSGNRESIISVEGDFHEVADGDVVEALRVAHQGIVQLIELQDDLISRVGKAKRSYDEPEENEALVTAVAERASEQIHAANRMPDKGARAETLSAIHAEVREALAEDFEDSEIGGEIDRLIKKDMRAMILSENQRIDGRDLNQVRPIDIDLSVLPRAHGSGIFTRGQTQALCIATLGSKMDTRMVDDLEGKSFKSFMLDYNFPNYSVGETGRIAAPGRREVGHGALAEKALEPVVPSEEHFPYTIRLVSEILESNSSSSMATVCGGSLALMDAGVPIKSHVAGAGVGLVMEGDQWAVLTDILGEEDHLGDMDLKIAGTRSGLTAIQMDIKIGGISFEILNTAFARARDALNHILDLMEEAISAPRTSLSEYAPRILSIRIDPAKIGAVIGPGGKTIRSIEETGATVSVEDDGLVTVTSLDAQAGETAMGMVEALVEEPEVGRIYDGTVRRITDFGAFVEILPGKDGLCHISELEHHRVRKVNDVLSEGEKVQVKVIAIDDQGKIRLSRKVLIDKPNGDSNQQGRQRAPRRS
- a CDS encoding DUF503 domain-containing protein translates to MTIGFCHLDLYLPECASLKQKRSVLKSITTRTRNKFNVSVSELGDNDRWQRAQLGVATVANDSRYANQILSKVVDFIEREDRLIVVDYSLELL
- the rbfA gene encoding 30S ribosome-binding factor RbfA, giving the protein MPSYRPESVGKAIQVALSEILHTETRDPGLSEVTITAVTMSRDLRTARVYISVMSGSVAQTEALERLMGAISFLRRALAQRVQLRHVPELVFAWDDSITQGARIEQLLNNLNT